ATGGTTTTGGAGGGCCGCACCTCCGGTACGGCCGGACAAGCCGAAACCTGGCGGCTGGAGGTCAACAAGTATGAGGAAGGCGATGCGTTTCCCCAGTTGCCGGGCCGACTTACCCTTATGCTCGACACCGGGGAAAAGGGCGTCCTGCGGATCAGATCGCGCGAGCTGCGCGATGCGTCCTGGCCGAAATCTGCCATGGAACTGATCCTGCCGGAAAACACCCAGGTCCGTCGGCTGGACGGGCTGCCCGAACCGGAAAACGGCGGAACCGCCCGCACTATCGAGGAAACATCATGACCCAAGAGCGCAAGGAATCCCTGCCCGAACTGTTTCTGCTCGGGCTCAGGACGTGGCTCGCAGAAATGAAATGGCTGTGCCGGAGCCTGGTCCGGCGCTTTGAAATCAGTCGCCTTGAAAAAGAGCTGGAACAGGAATATGCCCTTCTCGGGCGCATCGCCGAGGCTCCCAGAGGCAAGATGGAAGAAAAGGAAATGAGCCTGAAGCAGATCGAGTTCCTCAAGTCCGAGATCGAGACACTCGGGACCGAACTTGCCCGCGATCGGGAACAGCGCATGGCCAAGTTGCGCGAACAGGCCGAACGGGATTAGGAGAAAAAAATGGGCAAGACCATCATCATCGGCTCGGACCACGGCGGATTCAACCTCAAGCAGGCGTGCATCGCGGCCCTGAAGGACTGGGGCTTCGACGTCCGCGACATGGGACCGGACTGCACGGATTCCTGCGACTACCCGATTTTCGCGGCCAAGGTGGCCGAAGCGGTCAAGGCGGACCACGACCTGCTGGGCGTGCTCATCTGCGGCACGGGCCAGGGCATGTCCATGACCGCGAACCGCATGGGCGTGCGTGCGGCCCTGTGCACGGACGAATTCACGGCCCGCATGGCGCGCGGCCACAATGACGCCCGCATCCTGTGCATGGGCGAGCGCGTGGTCGGGCAGGGCCTCGCTCTCGGCATTCTCAAGGCATTTCTGGAAACCGGATTCGAGGGCGATCGCCACAGACGGCGCATCGACCTCATCGACACGGTTGCCGAATAAAACCACTTTCAAAAGGGTCACACAAAATGACGAATGAAACCCAGATGGCCGAAAAGACCGTTGCCGTTGTCAAAGGCCTGATCATGGACGGCGTTGCCAAGGCGAACTCCGGCCATCCCGGCGGGGCCATGTCCTCCGCGGACTTCGCCACCATTCTGTATTCGGAGTTCCTGAACTTCAACCCGGACGATCCCCAGTGGTTCAATCGCGACAGGTTCATCCTGTCCGCCGGGCACGAATCCATGCTGCTCTACAGCCTGCTTCACCTGAACGGGTTTCTGGGCATGGACGATCTCAGGAACTTCCGCCAGATGGGCAGCCTGACCCCGGGCCACCCCGAAGTGCACCTGACTCCGGGCGTGGAAGCCACCACCGGTCCTCTGGGTCAGGGCTTTGCCATGTCCGTGGGCTTTGCCGCTGCCGAAGCGTTCCTGCGCGCCAGGCTTGGTGCGGACGTCATGGACCACTTCACCTATGTCCTTGCCTCGGACGGCGACCTGCAGGAACCCATTGCCATGGGCGCGGCCTCTCTGGCCGGTCTGTGGGGACTGGGCAAGCTCGTGGTGTTCCACGACTCCAACAAGATCCAGCTCGCCGGTCCCACCAGCCGCGTGGACTGCACCGACCATCGCAAGATATTCGAGGGCATGTGCTGGCAGGTCATCGAGGTGGACGGCCACGACCACGACCAGATTCGCAAGGCCATTCAGGACGCACGGCTGGAAAGCTCCAAGCCGACCCTGATCATCGGCAACACGGTCATGGCCAAGGGCACCGCCACCATGGAAGGCGACCACAACACCCACGGCGCGCCCCTCAAGGCCGACGAGATCGCGGCTTCCAAGAAGAAGCTCGGCCTGCCCGAAAACGAATCCTTTTTCGTTCCCGAGGACGTGATCGCCCACTTCCGCGCCCGTTTCGACGGCATGCGCAAGAACGCGGCGGACTGGAAGGCCGTGCTGGACGCGCGCCTTGCCGACGACGCCGAGTTCGCGACCCTGTGGAAGCAGATCATGACCCCGCGTTCGGAACTGGATTTCACGCTGCCCGAGTTCACGCCCGGCGATTCCGTGGCCACCCGCAAGGCATGGGGCGCCTGCCTGAACACGATCATGGAGCAGCTCCCGAACCTGATCGGCGGTTCCGCCGACCTTGACCCGTCCAACCAGACCAACAAGTTCCGCGAGACCTTCGGCAACTTCGCGGTGGACGGCTACGAAGCCCGCAATCTGGCCGTGGGCGTACGCGAATTCCCCATGGCGGCCATCATGAACGGCATGCAGCTGCACGGCGGCCTGCTGCCCTTCGGCGCCACCTTTCTGGTGTTCTCGGACTACTGCCGCAATGCGATCCGCATGTCCGCGCTCCAGGAACTGCCCGTCCTGTACGTGTTCACCCACGATTCCTTCTGGGTGGGCGAGGACGGCCCCACGCACCAGCCCATTGAGCACGTCAGCTCCCTGCGCCTGATCCCGGAGCTCATCGACCTCCGGCCCGCTGACGCCCTTGAGACCGCCGTGTGCATGGACATCGCCCTGAAGCAGGAGAAGCACCCCTCGGTGCTGCTGCTCACCCGTCAGGGCCTGCCCGTATTCGACCCGGCCGAGCATCCCTCGGTCAAGGACGGCGTGCGCCGCGGCGCATACGTCCTGCAGGACTGCGAAGGCACCCCGGACCTGATCCTTCTGGCATCCGGCTCCGAAGTGTCCCTGGCCCTGGAAACCGCGAAGCTGCTCAAGCGCAAGGTGCGCGTGGTCAGCGTCCCGAGTTTCAAACTGTTTGACGAACAGCCTGAATCGTATAAAAAAGAAGTGTTGCCTCCCGAGGTTACGGCGCGTGCCGCAGCCGAGGCCGGCAGGACCGAGCTCTGGCACAAGTTCGTGGGCTGCGACGGACTGGTGCTCGGCCTCGACCACTTCGGACAATCCGCTCCCGGCAAGGAGCTGGCGGAGAAATATGGTTTCACCGCCGAGAACTTTGCCCGGATGATCAGAGAGAAATATTAGGAGTAACATCATGGAAGCGCCGCAAAAGAATCTCGCGCTGGACCTGGTCCGCGTCACTGAAGCCGCTGCTCTGGCATGCGGTCGCTGGCTCGGCAGAGGAGACAAGATCGCTGCCGATCAGGCGGCCGTCGACGCCATGCGCCTGTGTTTCAACACGTTGGAAATCGAAGGCAAGGTGGTCATCGGCGAAGGCGAGAAGGACGACGCGCCCATGCTCTTCAACGGAGAGAAACTGGGCAGGGGCGAAGGTCCCAAGGTCGACATCGCCGTCGACCCCCTGGAGGGCACCAACCTGCTCGCCTTCGGCCGCCCCAACGCCATCTCCGTTGTTGGCGTGGCCCCGTCCGGCTCCATGTTCGATCCGGGCCCGAGCTTCTACATGCAGAAGCTCGTTGTCCCGTCCAGAGCCAAGGACGTGGTGGACATCGAAGCCCCGGTCGGACACAACCTCAAGCTCATCGCCCGCGCCCTGGAAAAGGACGTTGACGACCTCGTGGTGTTCGTGCTGGACAAGCCCCGCCACAGGAAGCTGATCAGCGAAATCCGCGAAGCCGGCGCACGCATCCAGTTGCACACCGACGGCGACATCACGGGTTCGCTCATGGCCATCGACCCGCGCTGCGAAGTGGACGTGATGATGGGCACCGGCGGCACCCCCGAGGGCGTGCTGTCCGCCATTGCCATCCGCATCATGGGCGGCGAGATGTTTGCCAAGCTCGACCCGCAGAAGCAGGACGAGAAGAACGCTCTGGCCGATTTCGGTCTGGATGCCCGTCGCGTGCTGACCGTGAACGATCTGGTCAAGTCCGACGACCTGTTCTTCGCTGCCACCGGCATTTCCGGCGGCACGTTCCTGGGCGGCGTCAAGTACCACGGCAGCGGGGCCGAGACCTCGTCCCTGGTCATGCGCGGCAAGACCGGCACCATCCGCTACATCGAGGCCATCCACAACTGGGACAGCCTCATGCGTTTCAGCGCGGTGGACTACGACTAGGCCGACCCGCGACACAATGCCAAGCAAGGCCGGGACTGCTCGCAGTCCCGGCCTTTTTTTGCATCCGCAACAGGGTGGACCGGAGCATGCGGTTGCTGATGACAGCGCGAGCGAAACCCCGTAGACAACAGGCAGTCCGAACCGTTTGCCGGGCCGGGCAAATCTGATACACTGGAAACAACATGACCGAAAAGAATACCACCGCCGTTCCCAAGGGCCTTGCCGCGGAAAAACTGCGCGCCGCCATGGAACCGGAAAAGATACCGTTCCGGGACAGCCGGGAAATCCCGGAAAGCAACGCCTATTCCAAGTTCCAGCCCCGGGCCATACAGGCTCTGGAAATGGCTCTGGCCATCCGGGACCGGGAGCACAACGTCTACGTGTCGGCCGAGCCGAACATGGGCCGCACCTATTTCGTGAAGAACTTTCTGGAGCCCAAGGCGGCACAGGCGCCCGCGCCGTCGGACTGGGTCTACCTGCACAATTTCGAGGACCCGGACACGCCCCTGGCCGTGGCCATGCCCGCAGGCACAGGCCGCAAGTTCAAGGCGGCGCAGGCCAGGGCCATGACCGCCGTGCGTCAGGAAATTCCGGCCCGGTTCGAAAAGGAAGCCTTTCAGAAAAAACATGAACGGCTGCTCAAGGAATTCAACACCAAGCGCGACGACCTGTTCGCACGCATGGAAAAGATCGCCCAGAAGGAAAACTTCAATCTGAACGTGGATGACGAGGGCGTGCTCACCCTGTCCCCGATCGTGGAAGGCAAGGTCATTTCCGACGCGGACTACGACAAGCTCAAGCCCGGCCTGCGCAAGGAACTCAAGGCCAAGGGCGAGGAACTGCTCGCCAAGGTCACGACCATCCTGCGCTCCATCAACCGCATCGAAGTCGGGCTGCGGGAAAAGGAAATGGACCTGCAACGCGAAACCGCGCGCACGGTTCTGGACGAGAGCTTTGCCAAGATCCGCGAAAAATTCGAATCCGCGCCCGGGCTCAAGGACTATTTCGACGCGCTGGAAACCGAGGTGGTGGACAATGTGGAAGAGTTCCTGCCCCGTGAACAGAACGTGTCGAGCCTGCTTCAGGACGCGTCCGGAGGCGGAGAGAACTTCTTCACCCGGTTCGAGATCAACCTGTTCGTGGACAACGGCAAGACCAAGGGCGCACCCGTGATCGTGGAAGATCATCCCACGTCCTTCAACCTGCTGGGCAGCATCGAACGCGAGGCCGAGATGGGCGCGCTCTACACGGACTTCACCCTGATCAAGGCCGGGTCCATCCACAAGGCCAACGGCGGATTCCTGCTCCTGAACATGGAAGACCTGCTCGGCAATCCCAATTCGTGGGAAGGATTGCTCCGTGCCCTGCGCGCGGGCTGTTCGCGCATCGAGGACCCGGTGGACCCGGATCAGGTGCGCGCCCGGACCATCCAGCCCCAGCCAGTGCCGCTGGACATGCGCGTCATCCTCATCGGCACGGACGAGCACTACGAACTCCTGCTCATGGGCGACGACCGGTTCAGCAAGTATTTCAAGCTCAAGGCCCATCTCCAGCCCAGAGTCAAACGCACGGCCGCCAACATCCGGCACTATCTGTCGGTCATCGGCCGCATCGCCCGGGAATCCGACGTCCGCCCATTCACGCGCGACGCCCTTGCCGGGCTGCTGGATTTCGCATCCAGACTGGCCGAAGACCAGAAGGAGCTGTCCCTGTACATGCCGCTGGTCCGGGAACGCATGATCGAGGCCTCGGCCATGGCCGCGCTCAAGGGCAGGGACATGGTGGACGCGAAAGTGCTGCGTCAGGCCGTGGAGGCCCGGGACTACCGCGCCAACCTCTACGAAGAGGAATTCCTGTCCGACTACGACAGCCAGGTGATCAAGGTCGAGACGCAGGGCTTTGCCACGGGTCGGGCCAACGGCTTGTCCGTGACCATGTTCGGGGACTACGAATTCGGCCTGCCGCACCAGATTTCCTGCACCGTGGGCGTGGGGCACGGCGGCATTCTGGACCTTGAGCGCGAAGCCCAGCTTGGCGGCCCGATCCACACCAAGGGCATGATGATCATCAAGAGCTATCTGGTGCGCCTGTTCGCCCAGAAAAAGCCCATCGTGCTCACGGGCAGCCTGTGCCTCGAACAGAGCTATGCGGGCATCGAGGGCGATTCCGCATCCGGCGCGGAGCTGGCGTCCCTGCTCTCGGCCCTGTCCGGGGTGGCCATCAACCTTTCCTACGCCTTTACCGGCGCGGTGAACCAGTCCGGGGCCATCATGGCCGTGGGCGGGGTAAACCGGAAGATCGAGGGATTCTTCGAAGTCTGCCGCCGCCGCAAGCTCTCCGGCACGCAGGGCGTGATCATCCCCCGGGACAACGTGGTCAACCTCATGCTCAAGGAAGAGGTGGTCGAGGCCGTGCGCGACGGCAAGTTCCACATCTTCCCGGTCCGCACCATCGAGGAGGCCATGCAGATTCTCACGGGCGTGCGCGCCGGAACCCGGAGCAAGAACGGCAAATTCCCCCTCGGAACCATCTACCGCAGGGCCGACGACCGGCTGGCAGAGCTGGCCAAACTGGCCGTGCCCGGAGACAGGAAGTAATGTCTGAAGCATGGATACGCGCCAAACTGCCCGAATTCGTCCGCAACCTGTTCCGCAACTTCTGTCAGGCCTGCCACGAGCTGGAAGGACAGTTTCAGCTGTTCGATGAAAACGGGAATGTGGAATTCGCCGTGCTGCAGAACCTGCTCGGCAACGAGATGGACAAGGGGCTGCTCTGGCGAATGAAGGACACGGCCCACCACGTGTTCCGCAACGACCCGGACGAAATCCTGGCCGGGCAGTTTCTGGACTGGGCCATGGGCTACATCTTTCACGAGACCCTCAAGCTCAAGGAAGACGCGTATCAGAAACAGACCTATGCTCCGTGGTTCCACAAGATCACGGATTCGGAATTCACGGACGCGGACCGCGCCATGGGCCGGGAGCTCATCCAGATTCTGAACCAGACCGAGGAATCCATGAGCCGCGAGATCGAACGCATCCGGTTCATCATGGACAAATGCCGCCAGCTCCTGCCCGCGTACCTGACCCGATACCGGGACAACGTTCTGCTGGCCCGATTCATCTTTTCCCAGAACGAGCTCGTGCGCGAGGTGTTCGGCGCGGATTACGACCAGCTCATCGCCGCCCTGTACGGAAACGAGACCGAGCGCATGTACGTGCTGGCCAGTCAGAGCCTGCGCCGGGGAGGCTGGATCAAGGAGGCTTCCGAGGCTCTGGAGCAGGCCTTCCGGCTGAGTCCCTCAAGCAGATTGGTGTTGCAAGAAAAGAAAATAATTGATAATTGGGCTCGAAGAATACAAACATAGCCAGTGGAACGTGCTGGCTTGTCTTGAAAAGGAAATTTTAGGAGGCCGTGATGAAAAAGCTGATTTTATTGACGATCGCCCTGTGCATGGTTTTCGCCTGGGGTTGCTCCAAGAAGGTGAAGACCGAGCCTGAAGTCGTCGTGGTCGAGGAAAAGGAAGTCGTGGTCGAGCAGGAAGTTGTGACCGACCCCATGCAGGTCTACAAGGCCGAATACGATGCCCTGCCGGTCTCCCACACCGTGACCAAGGGCGAGTGCCTGTGGTGGATTTCCGAATACAAGCACATCTACAATGATCCCTTCATGTGGCCCCTGATCTACAAGGCCAACCGCGGCCAGATCAAGAACCCGGACCTGATCTACGCAGGCCAGCAGTTCGAGATTCCCCGCTACGGCTTCGACCTCGAAGAAGTCAAGGCCGCACGCAAGCAGGCCGGCGCTGCCTGGAAGGCTCTGGAACCTGGCGAAGACGCCATGATCCCGGCCGAAATGCGCGCCGCTCTGGGCTACAGCTTCTAATCCGGCCCCTTTCAGCGCAAAGCATACGAAACGCCCTGCCAACGCGGGGCGTTTTTTTGTGCCCCGGCACCAGCCCTCCCCCTGCTTCGGCGTAAAAAACAGCAAAAGCCGCTCTCTTCCTGCCTCCCCCGTCCCGAAAAGCGGCAAAGGCCCGGGGAATGCCTCGACAGAGCATTCCCCGGGCCTTTGCCGCTTTTCGGGACAACATGGGGATCCAAGGGGCCTTGCTCCTTGGCGGGTCCGGGCAGAGCCCGGCCCCCCGGGAGGGTCGCCGAAGGCCTTTCCCTGCTTCGCGCAGGGTCGCCGAAGGCCTTCCCTGCTTCGCACAGGGTCGCCGAAGGCCTTCCCGCTTCGGGAAAATCGCTGATGGGCCTTCCCCCGCTTACGAGAGCTTGTACAACAGACTGGCCTGCCGACAATGGCCACGCAACCCGAGCGTGCGATAGAGCGCGTCGATGTCCAGAGCTTCGCGCACAATGGACGCAAGGTTGTCCAGCGCATCTTCAAGGTCGAAGGCGGTCTGGACTTGCGTGAGCGGATCAAGCCCCTTGTCCATGCGCAACTGGTCGATGAACCAGCGCCGGAACTCGTCCGCATCGAACAGGCCGTGCAGATAGGTGCCCCAGACCCGGCCATCGGCCTTGCCGAAACCAAGGGGATCGCCCTGATTGTCGCGCAGGGCCACGCGCAGGGAATCGTTCATGGGCGCGGTTCGGCCATGATGAATTTCATAGCCGTGCACGCGCAGACCGGACCGGGAATGCACGCCATAGGTACGGCTCAGGGTCTTGTCCGGGCTCAGCGTGGTGCGCACCGGAAGCAGCCCGAAGCCATCCACGCGCGCGGATTCGGATTCCAGCCCGTGCGGATCGTCCACGAGTTCGCCGAGCATCTGGAACCCGCCGCAGATGCCGATGATGCGGGTTCGGTGACTGTCTCCGGCCAGTTCGCGAATGGCGGCAGCCATGCCTGCGCCGCGCAGGGCCTTCATGTCCGGCACCGTGGACTTGGACCCGGGAATGATCACGGCATCGGGATCGCCCAGTTCGTGGGGCGAGGACACCACGCGCACGCGCACGTCGGGTTCGGCGTACAGCGGATCGATGTCGTTGAAATTCGAAATGCGCGGCAGATCGATCACCGCAATGTCCACGCACTGGTCGGGCGGGAACTTGTCGGACTCGTCCGGCCGGAACCCTTCCTTGAAGGAAACGGAATCCTCCTCGGGCAGACCAAGGCCGTGGATGTACGGCACCACGCCGAGAATGGGCTTGCCCGTGTGCTCGAACATCTGGCCGAACGCGGGTTCCAGCAGGGTTGCGTCGCCCCGGAAGCGGTTGATCACGAACCCTTCGACCATGGCGCGTTCCGCAGGGGTGAGCAGCTGCATGGTGCCCACGATGGACGCGAACACCCCGCCCCGGTCGATGTCGCCGGTCAGAAGCACGCGCGCGTCCGCATACCGGGCCATGTTCATGTTCACGATGTCGTGATGCTTGAGATTGACCTCGGCCGGACTGCCCGCGCCTTCCAGCACCATGACCTCGTGCTCGTTGGCAAGGGAGTCGTAGGCGGACTTGACCGCGTCCCATGCCTGCGGCTTGTAGCGCACGTACTGGGACACGTTCATGTTGCCCACGGGCCTGCCCATGACAATGACCTGCGATCCGGTGTCGGACCCGGGCTTGAGCAGCACCGGGTTCATGCGCACGTCCGGATTCATGCGGCAGGCCATGGCCTGCGTCACCTGCGCCCGGCCCATTTCCCCGCCCGTGTCCGTGACATGGGAGTTCAGCGACATGTTCTGGGCCTTGAACGGGGCCACGTCATACCCGTCCTGAAGCAGGATGCGACACAGGGCCGCAGTGAGCACGGACTTGCCCGCATTGGAGCTGGTGCCCTGCAACATGATGGCCGGGGTGTGGCGTTCCCGTTTGACCAGCGGTGGCCGGGCCGTGCCGGACAGGGCTTCCAGCGCGCGGATCAGCCGTTCATTGTCCTTTTCATTGCGCACGGCCACGCGAAACCACTCGCTGCCCAATCCCGAAAAATTCACGCACAAACGGATGGCGATGCGGTGTTCGCGCAAAAGACGATCCGCAAGCTCGCTGCCGTCCCGGCCCACGCGGTCCACGCGGCAGAGCAGAAAATTGGCCTCGCCGGGCAGGACGCGAAGCCCGGGCACCTGCCGCAATCCTGCGGCCAGTTCCTGCCGGAGCAGAGAGGTGCGCTCGCGGGTGCGCGCAGCGTAGTCGGTATCACGCAGGCAGCGCGCGCCCACGCGCTGGGCAAGGGAATTCACGGACCATGCGGGAATGCGCTTCCGCAGCTTGAGAATGATGTCGGGCCGGGCAAATGCCAGTCCGAGACGCAGGCCCGGAATGGCGAAGAACTTGGTCAGGGACACGATGGTGATCACGTTGTCCGGACGGTCGCGCACCAGCCTGTCCGCGTCCTCGGGCAGAAAATCGGCAAAGGATTCGTCCACGATGAATCGGGACTGGGGAAACATTTCCGCGACTTCGCGCAGGTCCGCCGCACTGAACGAGGTGCCCGTGGGATTGTTGGGCCGGGCCAGAAACACCACGGACGGGGTGCACAGGATCGGGCCGAGCGCGGGGAAATCCACCTGAAACCCGTTGTCCCGGCGCATGGGCAAATCCCTGACCGCAAGACGGTGCGCCTTGCATGCCCGGGCATAGTCCACATAGGAAGGCGAGGGAATCACGGCCTGCCGAAAGCCGCCCAGCCCGGCGGCCGCGAACAGCAGTTCCGAAGCGCCGTTTCCCGCAAGAATCTGGGTTGGCCAGACCTTGTAGCGATCGGACGCGGCCATGACGAGATCCATGTTGTCCGGATCCGGGTAGTGGTCCACGTCCTGAAGCGCGGCCCCTACCTCCTGCCCCAGCCATGCGGGCGGGCCAAGGGGATTGATGCTGGCGGAAAAGTCGAGGATGTCGGACGGCGCACATCCGGCCTGCTCGGCCAGTTTGCGCAGATTGCCGCCATGGGCGAACCGCTGTTCGTCCAGAATGTCGGGAATGCCCGCGAATACGCTCTGTTTCAAGAATGGCCCCGCTGTGTCCGCCCCGCCTGCGAATCGAAATTCCCGGGACGACACGGACTCTAAAGATTTTCAAGACTGCCCGTGTTGTACCTGCAAACCCGGAGCGCGGCAAGACCGGCGCATTGGTTCGCAGGCCCCGGCTTGCCGCGCACGCAGGTTCGGGTGTAGTCTCGGACGCATGGGTGAAACGCGCATTGCGGTCCTTTCGGACGTGCATTCCAATCTTGCGGCGCTGGAGGCCGTGCTTGACGATCTGGATTCCCGGGACTCGGCCGCACAGGTGGTGGTGACCGGGGACTGCATCGGGTACGGCCCGGACCCGGACGCGTGCGTGCGTCTGCTGCGCGAACGCAAGGCCATGGCGGTCATGGGCAACCATGAGCAGGCATTGCTCAACCTGATCTACCTGAACCGCATGAACCAGTTCGCCCGGGACGCGCTGCGCCGCAATGCGGAACTGCTTTCCCCGGACTCCCGGCAATGGTGCGAATCCCTGCCCAAGGCGCTGGTCGTGGACGGCTGCCGGTTCGTGCACGGCCTGCCGCCCGACGATCCGGTCACGTATCTGTGGAAGGTACGCACCAATCTCGCTCCGGTGTTCGGCAGCTTTCCGGAACGCATCTGCTTCGTGGGCCACACCCATGATCTGACGCGATTCACGTTCAACGGCACCTCGGTCGCGGAACATCCCCTGCGGCAGGGAGTTGTCCTGCTGGAGCCGGACCTGCGGCATCTGGTGAACATCGGGGCCGTGGGCCAGCCAAGGGACGGGGACAACCGCGCCAAGTACGGCCTGTTCGATCCCGGGACCCGGGAACTGGAAATGCGCTTCGTGGCCTATGACATTGCCCGGACAGCAGCCCGCATCAGGGAGGTCGGCATCCACCGCATGTTTGCCCAGCGACTGTGGTGACGCCGCGCGATCTTCGGGAATAATAACGGCATCACGCTGGCCCGGCGCATGGTTGCGTGATATCCTTTTCACGCTGCAATCTTTCCCAAAGGAGTCGCCATGCGAGCCATCATCGCCGGAGGAACCGGGTTCATCGGCAGGCATCTGAGCGCGGAACTCGTTGCGCACGGCTGGGAGGTCGTGATCCTTTCCCGCTCGCCGTCCAAGGTCGCGGAAACGTTCCACAGCGGAGTCATCGGCATGCCCTGGGACAACGGGTGGACCGAATTTCTGGACGACGCATCCGTGATCGTGAATCTGGCCGGAAGCAACATTGCGTCCGGTCGCTGGAACGAATCCGTCAAGGAACGCATCCTGTCCAGCCGGATTCGGGCCGGGCAACGGATTGTGGAAACTATACGCAATTCGGAGAGGAAACCCGCCGCCCTGATTCAGGGGTCTGCCGTGGGCTTCTACGGACCGCGCAACGACAACCCCGTGGACGAGTCCACGGAGTCCGGAACCGGATTTCTGGCCTCGGTCACGCGCGAATGGGAGGCGTCCACCCGGGAACTGGAGGATCTGGGTGTACGGCGAGCCGTGATCCGCACGGGCATGGTACTGGGCCACGGCGGGGCGCTGGAACGCATGTTGCCACCCTTTCGCCTGTTCGCGGGCGGCCCGGTGGGCAGTGGAAGACAGGGCGTGTCGTGGATACACATGCTGGATCAGGTCCGGGCCATCCGGTTCCTGATGGAGACCGATTCCGCAAGCGGGCCCTACAACCTGACCGCGCCGACCCCGGTGAATTTCCGCAAGTTCGCCCGCACTCTGGGCGAGGCCATGCGCAGGCCGTCATGGCTTCCGGCCCCGGCATTCGCCCTGCGGCTGCTGTTCGGGGAAATGGCGGACGAGGTGCTGCTTTCGGGCCAGCTTGCCCTGCCCTCGCGACTGCTTGAGGCGGGCTTCGAGTTCCGCTTTCCCGAACTCGCCCCGGCCCTGCAGGACCTGCTCGACTGAGTTCCGGCCTTGAATCATGGCCCGGCCTTGTTTACAACAGCCAGGCGGAGTTCCGCGCGCTTGCGACAGATCGCCCTTGTTCAACAGCCCCCACAGGAGACCCCATGAGCGGACAGATACTGATCATCGACGACGAGGAAGGCATTCGATTTTCCCTGCGTGGCATCCTTGAGGACGAGGGCCACGACATCATCGAGGCCGAATCCGGGGAACAGGGGCTGGAACTGCTGGAAAGCGAGGACCCGGACCTTGTCTTTCTGGACATCTGGCTGCCGGGCATGGACGGGCTGGAGGTACTGGACCGTGTGGCCGAGAATCACGAGGGCCTGCCCGTGATCATGATCTCGGGGCATGGCACCATCGAGACCGCAGTGCAGGCATTGAAAAAGGGCGCGTTCGACTTCATCGAAAAACCCCTGTCCCTTGAAAAGGTGGTGGCCACCACGCGCAACGCCATCGAGTTCTCCCGGCTGCGGCTGGAAAACCGTGCCCTGCGCACCCGCATTTCCTCGGAACAACCCGTGCGCATCACGGGCGAGTCCGAGCCCATCCGCGCGCTCAAGGACGTGATCTCCCGGGTCGCGCCCACGGACGCCTGGGTGCTCATCACCGGAGAAAACGGCACGGGCAAGGAAATCGTGGCCCGGTCCATCCACGACCAGTCCAAACGCGCGGACAAGCCCCTTGTGGCCGTGAACTGCGCGGCCATTCCCGAGGAGCTGATCGAATCCGAACTGTTCGGCCATGAAAAGGGCGCATTCACCGGCGCGGAAAAGGCGCAGGAAGGCAAGTTCGAACTGGCGGACGGCGGCACATTGTTTCTGGATGAAATCGGGGACATGAGCCTCAAGACGCAGGCCAAGATACTGCGCATCCTTCAGGAGCAGCGGTTCGAGCACGTGGGCGGGCGCAAGACCATCAAGGTGGACGTGCGCGTGATTGCGGCCACGAACAAGAATCTGCTG
Above is a window of Pseudodesulfovibrio tunisiensis DNA encoding:
- the rpiB gene encoding ribose 5-phosphate isomerase B gives rise to the protein MGKTIIIGSDHGGFNLKQACIAALKDWGFDVRDMGPDCTDSCDYPIFAAKVAEAVKADHDLLGVLICGTGQGMSMTANRMGVRAALCTDEFTARMARGHNDARILCMGERVVGQGLALGILKAFLETGFEGDRHRRRIDLIDTVAE
- the tkt gene encoding transketolase encodes the protein MTNETQMAEKTVAVVKGLIMDGVAKANSGHPGGAMSSADFATILYSEFLNFNPDDPQWFNRDRFILSAGHESMLLYSLLHLNGFLGMDDLRNFRQMGSLTPGHPEVHLTPGVEATTGPLGQGFAMSVGFAAAEAFLRARLGADVMDHFTYVLASDGDLQEPIAMGAASLAGLWGLGKLVVFHDSNKIQLAGPTSRVDCTDHRKIFEGMCWQVIEVDGHDHDQIRKAIQDARLESSKPTLIIGNTVMAKGTATMEGDHNTHGAPLKADEIAASKKKLGLPENESFFVPEDVIAHFRARFDGMRKNAADWKAVLDARLADDAEFATLWKQIMTPRSELDFTLPEFTPGDSVATRKAWGACLNTIMEQLPNLIGGSADLDPSNQTNKFRETFGNFAVDGYEARNLAVGVREFPMAAIMNGMQLHGGLLPFGATFLVFSDYCRNAIRMSALQELPVLYVFTHDSFWVGEDGPTHQPIEHVSSLRLIPELIDLRPADALETAVCMDIALKQEKHPSVLLLTRQGLPVFDPAEHPSVKDGVRRGAYVLQDCEGTPDLILLASGSEVSLALETAKLLKRKVRVVSVPSFKLFDEQPESYKKEVLPPEVTARAAAEAGRTELWHKFVGCDGLVLGLDHFGQSAPGKELAEKYGFTAENFARMIREKY
- the glpX gene encoding class II fructose-bisphosphatase, which codes for MEAPQKNLALDLVRVTEAAALACGRWLGRGDKIAADQAAVDAMRLCFNTLEIEGKVVIGEGEKDDAPMLFNGEKLGRGEGPKVDIAVDPLEGTNLLAFGRPNAISVVGVAPSGSMFDPGPSFYMQKLVVPSRAKDVVDIEAPVGHNLKLIARALEKDVDDLVVFVLDKPRHRKLISEIREAGARIQLHTDGDITGSLMAIDPRCEVDVMMGTGGTPEGVLSAIAIRIMGGEMFAKLDPQKQDEKNALADFGLDARRVLTVNDLVKSDDLFFAATGISGGTFLGGVKYHGSGAETSSLVMRGKTGTIRYIEAIHNWDSLMRFSAVDYD
- a CDS encoding Lon protease family protein, producing the protein MTEKNTTAVPKGLAAEKLRAAMEPEKIPFRDSREIPESNAYSKFQPRAIQALEMALAIRDREHNVYVSAEPNMGRTYFVKNFLEPKAAQAPAPSDWVYLHNFEDPDTPLAVAMPAGTGRKFKAAQARAMTAVRQEIPARFEKEAFQKKHERLLKEFNTKRDDLFARMEKIAQKENFNLNVDDEGVLTLSPIVEGKVISDADYDKLKPGLRKELKAKGEELLAKVTTILRSINRIEVGLREKEMDLQRETARTVLDESFAKIREKFESAPGLKDYFDALETEVVDNVEEFLPREQNVSSLLQDASGGGENFFTRFEINLFVDNGKTKGAPVIVEDHPTSFNLLGSIEREAEMGALYTDFTLIKAGSIHKANGGFLLLNMEDLLGNPNSWEGLLRALRAGCSRIEDPVDPDQVRARTIQPQPVPLDMRVILIGTDEHYELLLMGDDRFSKYFKLKAHLQPRVKRTAANIRHYLSVIGRIARESDVRPFTRDALAGLLDFASRLAEDQKELSLYMPLVRERMIEASAMAALKGRDMVDAKVLRQAVEARDYRANLYEEEFLSDYDSQVIKVETQGFATGRANGLSVTMFGDYEFGLPHQISCTVGVGHGGILDLEREAQLGGPIHTKGMMIIKSYLVRLFAQKKPIVLTGSLCLEQSYAGIEGDSASGAELASLLSALSGVAINLSYAFTGAVNQSGAIMAVGGVNRKIEGFFEVCRRRKLSGTQGVIIPRDNVVNLMLKEEVVEAVRDGKFHIFPVRTIEEAMQILTGVRAGTRSKNGKFPLGTIYRRADDRLAELAKLAVPGDRK